The nucleotide window ATGATCAAATTGTCTGTGGAAAAGGTATCGCTTATAAAAAGAAATGCGGTGAAGAGATTGATCCCACATTAGTCACACAGATGTTTGTGATGATGCCGGACAGTAAGCTGTTCAGCCAATTAGAACAGCTGTTAACCGATATCCCTTTAGATTATGTGATTTTAAGCCATGAAATTGTCAAGATGGCACGGGTCAGTATGGGACTCAAATTAAGCGACAGCTTGATCATTTCTCTAGCTGATCATATCTACGGAACAATGCGTCGTTATCGAGAAGGTTTCAGCATTTCTAATGGTTTGATGTGGGAAATTCAGCGTTTCTATGAGAAAGAATATGAAATCGGTCTACTTGCAAAAGAAATGATTGAAAAGAAATTTCAAATTGAGCTTCCTTTGGATGAAGCGGCTTATATTGCTATGCATATCGTCAATGCTGAAACCAAAGATTCAACCTTGGATGAAACAATGAGAATCACGAAACTGATTCAGGATATCATCAAGATCATCCGAATGTTCTTCAAAGTGGAACTTGATGAGAGTTCGGGTTATTATTACCGCTTTATTACTCATTTAAAATACTTTGCTAGAAGAATTCTAAGGAATGAGGAAGTCGGTGAGCAGGATAACAGTGAACTTTCCAAGCTCATTTTTGAGAAATATAAAAGTGCTTATGCTTGTTCAGAGAAAATCGAACAATTTCTCTTAGATAAATTTGATTATCGGATTTCAGATGAGGAGAAGATGTATCTTACAATCCATATTCATTCCGCAGTTACAAAAAGCGCTATTCAAAGAAAGGAGGGACATTCAGAACGCTGAGCGGAAATTGAGATATACTTGGAAAAGGAAGGATGGTTACATTAAGTTGGCTTTACCTCATTTTTCAAACCTGAAAAAATTTGAAAAGGAGGAAAATTTAGATGGGAAAGTATACGAATTTAGCTTCTGATATTTTGAAAAATGTTGGAGGAAAAGAAAATGTACAGGATTTAAGACACTGCGTTACCCGCCTGCGTTTTACTTTAGCAGATGAGTCGTTAGCCAAGGACGAAGTTTTAAAAAACATGGAAGGGGTCATCACCGTTGTCAAAGCAGCCGGGCAGTACATGGTAGTAATCGGTGAACATGTTACTGAAGTTTATGATGAAGTCTGTACTCAACTTGGAAATCGTGAAACCAAGGCTGTGAAGAAAACAGAGAAGGAAAAAAAATCGCTGATTGATCTGTTTTTGGGTGTAATTATGGCTGGAATGGGACCGACGTTAAACCTATTATGCGCTTGTGGTATCATCAAAG belongs to Holdemania massiliensis and includes:
- the licT gene encoding BglG family transcription antiterminator LicT, translating into MKIHRILTNNAAVVINENGNDQIVCGKGIAYKKKCGEEIDPTLVTQMFVMMPDSKLFSQLEQLLTDIPLDYVILSHEIVKMARVSMGLKLSDSLIISLADHIYGTMRRYREGFSISNGLMWEIQRFYEKEYEIGLLAKEMIEKKFQIELPLDEAAYIAMHIVNAETKDSTLDETMRITKLIQDIIKIIRMFFKVELDESSGYYYRFITHLKYFARRILRNEEVGEQDNSELSKLIFEKYKSAYACSEKIEQFLLDKFDYRISDEEKMYLTIHIHSAVTKSAIQRKEGHSER